Proteins from a genomic interval of Sugiyamaella lignohabitans strain CBS 10342 chromosome C, complete sequence:
- the PFA4 gene encoding Pfa4p (Palmitoyltransferase with autoacylation activity; required for palmitoylation of amino acid permeases containing a C-terminal Phe-Trp-Cys site; required for modification of Chs3p; member of the DHHC family of putative palmitoyltransferases; GO_component: GO:0005783 - endoplasmic reticulum [Evidence IEA]; GO_component: GO:0005783 - endoplasmic reticulum [Evidence IDA] [PMID 16647879]; GO_component: GO:0005789 - endoplasmic reticulum membrane [Evidence IEA]; GO_component: GO:0016021 - integral component of membrane [Evidence IEA]; GO_component: GO:0016021 - integral component of membrane [Evidence ISM] [PMID 12192589]; GO_component: GO:0016020 - membrane [Evidence IEA]; GO_function: GO:0046872 - metal ion binding [Evidence IEA]; GO_function: GO:0016409 - palmitoyltransferase activity [Evidence IMP] [PMID 16818716]; GO_function: GO:0019706 - protein-cysteine S-palmitoyltransferase activity [Evidence IEA]; GO_function: GO:0016740 - transferase activity [Evidence IEA]; GO_function: GO:0016746 - transferase activity, transferring acyl groups [Evidence IEA]; GO_function: GO:0008270 - zinc ion binding [Evidence IEA]; GO_process: GO:0018345 - protein palmitoylation [Evidence IMP] [PMID 16751107]; GO_process: GO:0018345 - protein palmitoylation [Evidence IMP] [PMID 16818716]), with protein MTSPGSPTSDFKPLPGEWTRWCIKCNGYKPERTHHCRQCKKCVLKMDHHCPWTYNCVGHANMPHFVRFLAWVLISASYAFYHVWARGFFLYSKRHLPLSTYDVTKTEIAFTIVLIPVVSFVLFSVGLLSIRVAWNMVEGQTQIETWEVERIETLVRRKLVQNVEFPYDLDPWTNVANAMGGNNPLAWMWPFGGPVGDGMHFEKNEAADDGSVWPPDHRDQGPPRSGSAGASSSPSGDIGIRTAAPRGHYPRTLGYMRHRGNGEYAEDDGDDGYDSDSEDEEVERLPEENDFYKRDQWMNFEGESIADFGVDVDTES; from the coding sequence ATGACCTCGCCAGGAAGCCCAACATCGGATTTCAAGCCGCTTCCTGGTGAATGGACCAGGTGGTGTATCAAGTGCAATGGTTATAAGCCCGAAAGAACTCATCATTGTAGACAGTGTAAGAAATGTGTCTTGAAGATGGACCACCATTGTCCTTGGACTTATAACTGCGTGGGTCATGCCAATATGCCTCACTTTGTGAGGTTCCTAGCTTGGGTGCTCATATCGGCTAGTTACGCATTCTATCATGTATGGGCTAGAGGCTTCTTTTTGTACTCTAAGCGGCATCTTCCTCTATCAACTTATGATGTGACTAAAACCGAGATTGCATTTACTATTGTATTGATCCCAGTGGTTTCATTTGTCTTGTTCTCAGTTGGCTTGCTGTCCATCCGTGTCGCATGGAACATGGTCGAGGGTCAGACTCAAATTGAAACATGGGAGGTCGAACGTATTGAAACTCTCGTTCGCAGAAAACTGGTGCAAAATGTCGAATTTCCGTATGATTTAGATCCGTGGACTAATGTAGCTAATGCCATGGGCGGTAATAATCCGCTGGCATGGATGTGGCCGTTTGGTGGGCCTGTTGGTGATGGTATGCATTTTGAGAAAAATGAGGCCGCTGATGACGGCTCTGTTTGGCCACCTGACCATCGAGACCAGGGTCCTCCTCGTTCTGGGTCTGCTGGAGCGTCATCCTCGCCGTCCGGGGATATCGGTATAAGGACAGCGGCTCCACGAGGACACTATCCCAGAACACTGGGGTACATGCGCCACCGTGGTAATGGTGAGTATGCCGAAGACGATGGAGACGATGGCTATGACAGTGATtccgaagacgaagaagtcgaACGTCTTCCTGAAGAGAACGATTTTTACAAGCGCGATCAGTGGATGAACTTTGAGGGCGAGTCCATCGCCGATTTCGGTGTCGACGTCGATACTGAGAGCTAG
- the ARG4 gene encoding argininosuccinate lyase ARG4 (Argininosuccinate lyase; catalyzes the final step in the arginine biosynthesis pathway; GO_component: GO:0005829 - cytosol [Evidence IDA] [PMID 205532]; GO_function: GO:0004056 - argininosuccinate lyase activity [Evidence IEA,IEA]; GO_function: GO:0004056 - argininosuccinate lyase activity [Evidence IDA] [PMID 4578972]; GO_function: GO:0003824 - catalytic activity [Evidence IEA]; GO_function: GO:0016829 - lyase activity [Evidence IEA]; GO_process: GO:0006526 - arginine biosynthetic process [Evidence IEA,IEA]; GO_process: GO:0042450 - arginine biosynthetic process via ornithine [Evidence IEA]; GO_process: GO:0042450 - arginine biosynthetic process via ornithine [Evidence IDA] [PMID 4578972]; GO_process: GO:0008652 - cellular amino acid biosynthetic process [Evidence IEA]), which translates to MSSEQPAELKLWGGRFTGGTDPLMELYNASLPYDKKMYVADLEGTRVYTSALHKVGLLNDHELSEIHRGLKLVEAEWAEGKFVEKPGDEDIHTANERRLGELIGRDISGKVHTGRSRNDQVATDMRLYVREELAKIRAILVGLIKVFVSRAEKEMDILMPGYTHLQRAQPIRWSHWLSSHATYLANDLERLDQVIKRVNRSPLGAGALAGHPYGVDREYIADNLGFESVIGNSLTAVADRDFVVETLFWGSLVLNHLSKFSEDLIIYSTAEFGFIKLADAYSTGSSLMPQKKNPDSLELLRGKSGRVFGQLAGFMMSLKATPSTYNKDLQEDKEPLFDCLTTVSHSLSIATGVISTLSVDAAKMRAALTMDMLATDLADYLVRKGVPFRETHHISGEAVATSEKLGLSGIDQLTLEQYKQIDARFDADVVNVFNFETSVERRTATGGTAKSAVLAQLKNIASSLN; encoded by the coding sequence ATGAGCAGCGAGCAACCAGCAGAGTTGAAATTGTGGGGTGGTCGTTTCACTGGCGGCACCGATCCTTTGATGGAGCTGTACAACGCTTCTTTGCCCTATGATAAGAAGATGTATGTTGCCGATTTGGAGGGCACTCGTGTTTATACTTCGGCTCTTCACAAGGTGGGCCTTCTTAACGATCACGAATTGTCTGAGATCCACCGAGGATTGAAGCTCGTAGAGGCTGAATGGGCTGAGGGAAAGTTTGTTGAGAAGCCTGGTGATGAGGATATCCATACTGCAAATGAGAGAAGATTGGGCGAGCTCATTGGCCGTGATATTTCTGGTAAGGTTCACACTGGTCGTTCTCGTAATGACCAGGTCGCTACTGATATGAGATTGTATGTTCGTGAAGAACTTGCCAAGATCCGTGCTATTTTGGTGGGTCTTATCAAGGTGTTTGTTTCTCGTGCTGAGAAGGAGATGGACATTCTCATGCCTGGTTACACTCATTTGCAAAGAGCTCAACCCATTCGTTGGTCGCACTGGTTGAGTTCTCATGCCACATATTTGGCCAATGATTTAGAACGTCTTGACCAGGTCATCAAACGGGTCAACAGATCGCCTCTTGGAGCCGGTGCTTTGGCTGGTCACCCTTACGGAGTTGACCGTGAGTACATTGCCGACAACCTGGGTTTCGAGTCTGTTATTGGAAACTCTTtgactgctgttgctgatagaGATTTCGTTGTCGAGACCTTGTTCTGGGGTTCTTTGGTGTTGAACCATTTGTCGAAGTTCTCTGAGGATCTGATCATTTACTCGACTGCTGAGTTTGGTTTTATCAAGCTTGCCGACGCTTACTCTACTGGATCCAGTTTGATgcctcaaaagaagaacccCGACAGTTTGGAGCTTCTTCGTGGTAAGAGTGGTCGTGTGTTTGGTCAATTGGCTGGATTCATGATGTCACTCAAGGCTACCCCCTCAACCTATAACAAGGACTTGCAAGAAGACAAGGAGCCCTTGTTCGACTGTCTGACCACTGTCAGCCACTCACTCTCCATTGCTACCGGCGTCATCTCCACTTTATCTGTTGACGCTGCTAAAATGAGAGCTGCTCTGACCATGGACATGCTCGCCACCGACTTGGCTGACTACCTTGTCCGCAAGGGCGTCCCCTTCAGAGAGACCCACCACATTTCTGGCGAGGCTGTTGCCACTTCCGAAAAGCTCGGACTTTCAGGCATCGACCAACTCACTCTCGAGCAGTACAAGCAAATCGACGCTCGTTTCGATGCCGACGTCGTCAATGTCTTCAACTTCGAGACCTCTGTCGAGCGTCGTACTGCCACCGGTGGTACTGCCAAGTCCGCAGTTCTCGCTCAACTCAAGAACATCGCATCTTCTCTTAACTAA
- the MSS4 gene encoding 1-phosphatidylinositol-4-phosphate 5-kinase (Phosphatidylinositol-4-phosphate 5-kinase; involved in actin cytoskeleton organization and cell morphogenesis; multicopy suppressor of stt4 mutation; GO_component: GO:0005634 - nucleus [Evidence IDA] [PMID 9624177]; GO_component: GO:0005886 - plasma membrane [Evidence IDA] [PMID 9624177]; GO_function: GO:0016308 - 1-phosphatidylinositol-4-phosphate 5-kinase activity [Evidence IEA]; GO_function: GO:0016308 - 1-phosphatidylinositol-4-phosphate 5-kinase activity [Evidence IDA] [PMID 9624177]; GO_function: GO:0016308 - 1-phosphatidylinositol-4-phosphate 5-kinase activity [Evidence IDA] [PMID 9624178]; GO_function: GO:0005524 - ATP binding [Evidence IEA]; GO_function: GO:0016301 - kinase activity [Evidence IEA]; GO_function: GO:0000166 - nucleotide binding [Evidence IEA]; GO_function: GO:0016307 - phosphatidylinositol phosphate kinase activity [Evidence IEA]; GO_function: GO:0016740 - transferase activity [Evidence IEA]; GO_process: GO:0031321 - ascospore-type prospore assembly [Evidence IGI] [PMID 19502581]; GO_process: GO:0046488 - phosphatidylinositol metabolic process [Evidence IEA]; GO_process: GO:0046854 - phosphatidylinositol phosphorylation [Evidence IDA] [PMID 9624177]; GO_process: GO:0046854 - phosphatidylinositol phosphorylation [Evidence IDA] [PMID 9624178]; GO_process: GO:0016310 - phosphorylation [Evidence IEA]), whose protein sequence is MGAFFFTNGDYCPSNGTHKVPRRPVLSDVHCGVSVPKYGACAQLESRRPARRSAFAYHKVLILECSPDDSGVSVGSDETLNEPTIWKPVDIVSEQAYCEESSNISSAPIDNDDDNSSEWSFETGDEAAFTTRQIETAWSEEDTEATWYAPAASWALSGFPIEIYENDSTPESHGEVTLVELPLETPRSDLAESEEITPAKVAETPCAIADIPTSNPSIDSLVAEIIAVATLYKNLPQLIVSGGLQADSEFELPKTAPLALSKPIAQTPSDDLVIEEVDKSKTPLLLTRAKAKLTSFTGHASPITKSTLMFNGIQTAVYATPLSSHENLTMENKKYRLDGGAIIKAYSPIIYQSIRTLCGIDCHEFLNSFVLQSDLTKTKSPGKSGSDFLFTPDGKYIIKTIKRKEHNVIANAEFLADYYNHVKAHPSSQLPFYLGNYTLVAGGKKTHFVIMKNLLQKETQLIYDLKGSTHDRRAGARKDNRGRVVFKDLDWTDKDEAISMSQEDRDKLMVQVSKDVDFLKRHNIMDYSLLVGLQSDTRTCQQQPVIGMIDTLCPFSWRKKAETISKSLIFGSSAIDVVHPSKYGARFLNFVQSAVVPGPGRSVSTRC, encoded by the coding sequence atgggtGCATTTTTCTTTACCAACGGTGATTATTGTCCTTCTAATGGAACACACAAGGTCCCTCGTCGTCCTGTTTTGAGTGACGTCCATTGCGGTGTCTCTGTTCCCAAGTATGGTGCTTGTGCACAACTAGAGAGCCGTCGTCCTGCCAGAcgttctgcttttgcttatcACAAGGTTTTGATCCTTGAATGTTCCCCCGATGACTCTGGTGTCTCGgttggatctgatgagACCCTCAATGAACCCACCATTTGGAAACCCGTTGATATTGTTTCTGAACAAGCTTATTGTGAAGAGTCGAGTAACATTAGCTCTGCTCCCATTgacaatgatgatgacaactCCTCTGAGTGGTCTTTTGAGACTGGAGACGAGGCTGCCTTTACCACCCGCCAAATTGAAACTGCCTGGTCCGAGGAAGACACCGAGGCAACCTGGtatgctcctgctgcctcttggGCTCTATCTGGTTTCCCTATTGAAATTTATGAGAATGACTCTACTCCTGAGTCCCATGGCGAAGTTACATTGGTTGAGTTGCCTTTGGAGACCCCTCGCAGCGATTTGGCTGAATCTGAGGAAATCACTCCTGCCAAGGTGGCTGAGACTCCTTGCGCTATTGCTGACATCCCTACTAGCAATCCCTCTATTGACAGCCTCGttgctgagattattgcCGTTGCAACCTTGTACAAGAACTTGCCacaattgattgtttctggtggccTTCAAGCTGACTCAGAGTTCGAGCTTCCCAAGACAGCTCCATTGGCTCTATCTAAGCCCATTGCTCAAACTCCCTCTGACGATTTGGTCATTGAGGAAGTTGACAAGTCTAAAACaccattgttgttgacaagaGCCAAGGCAAAGCTGACTTCTTTTACTGGTCACGCTTCCCCTATTACGAAATCCACTCTCATGTTTAATGGGATTCAAACTGCCGTCTATGCTACTCCCCTTAGTAGCCATGAGAACCTCACTatggagaacaagaaatacagacttgatggtggtgccaTTATTAAGGCCTATTCGCCTATTATTTATCAGAGCATCCGCACCCTTTGCGGAATTGACTGTCATGAGTTTTTGAACTCGTTTGTTTTACAGTCtgacttgaccaagactAAATCTCCCGGCAAATCTGGAtccgatttcttgtttacaCCTGATGGCAAGTACATTATTAAGACCATCAAACGCAAAGAGCACAACGTCATTGCTAATGCGGAATTTTTGGCCGACTACTACAATCATGTCAAGGCCCACCCCAGTTCTCAGCTCCCTTTCTATCTTGGAAACTACAcccttgttgctggtggaaagaagactcaCTTTGTcattatgaagaatttgcttcagaaggaaactcaattgatttACGACCTCAAGGGATCTACCCATGACCGACGTGCTGGAGCTAGAAAAGACAATCGTGGTCGTGTAGTGTTCAAGGATCTTGACTGGACTGACAAAGATGAGGCTATCTCCATGAGTCAAGAGGACCGAGACAAGTTAATGGTTCAAGTCTCGAAGGATgtcgatttcttgaagcGACACAACATCATGGATTATTCATTGTTGGTAGGACTTCAGAGTGACACTCGTacttgtcaacaacaacctgtCATTGGTATGATTGATACCCTTTGCCCCTTTAGTTGGCGCAAGAAAGCGGAGACCATTTCCAAATCACTAATCTTTGGAAGCTCCGCTATTGACGTTGTTCACCCTTCGAAGTATGGAGCGAGATTCCTCAATTTCGTTCAATCTGCGGTGGTCCCTGGACCGGGCAGATCAGTGTCTACTCGTTGTTAA
- the IME2 gene encoding protein kinase IME2 translates to MDCMDGTLQDFILSQDGIPPDPSIYQNILKQVLKGLDHIHSHQFIHRDIKPENILITGDISGPNLVVKVADFNLSKDLSDGPDDAFTSYIGTRWYRAPEVLIKCERYSTAIDIWAFAAVAYEMATCCVLFEGRDQIHQLKLQVQLLGAPGPNSVCGEFQPLTNFLEEMSNDAYNEIIEVCDYLNFEPEYLRLFSGDDFWQQLSDECRGDIGSTVFGRKEKRADDENDPENQISSFNSFSGLNRFCTINHGGKLVPSYTGLSDFNKLLLPILRWDPSTRPTAGQLLCHPILADEYDHTAGPLTAVPPLVLERTDTAESDDEDQDDDYNIQAPNMINRPPLSLAEPNNAPHPQPSNSKNKTSAPFNPRLAQIAAAPNENSEEPFDDNHPSHILSPNHLYNYWASPYSFHY, encoded by the coding sequence ATGGACTGCATGGACGGAACTTTACAAGACTTCATATTGTCGCAAGATGGTATTCCTCCTGATCCAAGTATCTATCAAAATATCCTCAAGCAAGTTCTCAAAGGGCTAGACCAtattcattctcatcagtTTATTCACAGAGATATCAAACCTGAAAATATTCTTATTACTGGAGACATCAGTGGACCAAATCTAGTGGTCAAGGTTGCAGACTTCAATCTTAGCAAGGACTTGTCAGATGGTCCAGATGACGCTTTTACTAGCTACATTGGAACAAGATGGTACCGGGCCCCAGAGGTGTTGATTAAGTGTGAGAGATATAGCACCGCTATAGACATTTGGGCGTTTGCTGCTGTGGCATACGAAATGGCAACTTGCTGTGTGTTATTTGAAGGCCGTGATCAGATTCACCAACTAAAGCTACAGGTTCAGCTATTAGGGGCTCCAGGACCCAATTCCGTTTGTGGAGAGTTCCAGCCATTAACTAATTTTCTTGAAGAAATGAGCAATGATGCGTATAATGAGATAATTGAGGTTTGTGACTACCTCAACTTCGAGCCGGAATATTTACGTCTATTTTCAGGCGATGAtttctggcagcagctgtcgGATGAATGCCGGGGAGATATAGGTAGTACTGTCTTTgggagaaaagaaaaaagagctgatgatgaaaacgaTCCTGAAAACCAGATTTCAAGTTTCAACAGCTTTTCGGGATTAAACCGTTTCTGTACCATCAATCATGGCGGAAAACTTGTGCCATCGTACACAGGACTTTCTGACTTCAACaaactgcttcttccaattCTCAGGTGGGATCCATCCACCAGGCCCACAGCAGGACAGCTATTGTGCCACCCCATTCTCGCTGATGAGTATGACCATACCGCAGGTCCTCTAACGGCCGTACCACCTCTAGTCCTCGAGAGAACAGACACAGCAGAATCCGATGACGAAGACCAAGACGACGACTACAACATCCAAGCCCCGAATATGATTAACCGCCCTCCTCTGAGTCTGGCAGAACCGAACAACGCTCCACACCCCCAACCCTCCAACAGCAAGAACAAAACATCAGCGCCATTCAACCCCAGATTAGCTCAAATAGCGGCTGCACCAAACGAAAACAGCGAGGAGCCCTTCGACGACAACCACCCATCGCACATCCTCTCACCCAATCACTTATATAACTACTGGGCCAGTCCCTACTCATTCCACTACTAA
- the TEM1 gene encoding Ras family GTPase TEM1 (GTP-binding protein of the Ras superfamily; involved in termination of M-phase; controls actomyosin and septin dynamics during cytokinesis; GO_component: GO:0005816 - spindle pole body [Evidence IDA] [PMID 19154724]; GO_function: GO:0005525 - GTP binding [Evidence IEA,IEA]; GO_function: GO:0003924 - GTPase activity [Evidence IDA] [PMID 12048186]; GO_function: GO:0000166 - nucleotide binding [Evidence IEA]; GO_function: GO:0005515 - protein binding [Evidence IPI] [PMID 10688190]; GO_process: GO:0007049 - cell cycle [Evidence IEA]; GO_process: GO:0051301 - cell division [Evidence IEA]; GO_process: GO:0007067 - mitotic nuclear division [Evidence IEA]; GO_process: GO:0007096 - regulation of exit from mitosis [Evidence TAS] [PMID 16039591]; GO_process: GO:0007264 - small GTPase mediated signal transduction [Evidence IEA]) encodes MSTSQPSHGSTGASGSEPIDLAVPQKNSVSLKVGMIGDAQIGKTSLMVRYVEGSFDEDYIQTLGVNFMEKSVNIRNTEIKFSIWDLGGQREFVNMLPLVSNDAVAILFMFDLTRKSTLNSIKEWYRQARGFNKTAIPFLVGTKFDAFAEMPDADQEEISRQAKKFAKAMKASLVFCSTKEMINVQKIFKIVLSKAFQLKLNMNEYTETGEPLLIYQQWS; translated from the coding sequence ATGAGTACGTCACAACCATCGCATGGCTCAACCGGTGCATCTGGATCCGAGCCTATAGATCTGGCAGTGCCACAGAAAAACTCGGTGTCGCTGAAAGTTGGCATGATTGGAGATGCACAAATTGGCAAAACTTCTCTGATGGTTCGTTATGTTGAGGGCTCATTTGACGAGGACTATATTCAGACTCTGGGTGTGAATTTTATGGAGAAATCAGTCAATATCCGCAATACAGAGATCAAATTTTCTATCTGGGACTTGGGAGGACAGCGTGAGTTTGTCAATATGCTGCCTCTAGTGTCTAATGATGCGGTTGCCATTTTGTTCATGTTCGATCTGACCCGTAAGTCCACACTCAACTCGATCAAGGAATGGTACCGCCAGGCACGCGGGTTCAATAAAACCGCCATCCCCTTTTTAGTGGGCACCAAGTTCGACGCGTTTGCTGAGATGCCAGACGCCGACCAGGAAGAGATCTCTCGCCAAGCCAAGAAGTTCGCCAAGGCCATGAAAGCCAGTCTGGTGTTCTGCTCCACAAAAGAAATGATCAATGTGCAGAAAATCTTTAAGATCGTTCTCTCTAAAGCGTTCCAGCTCAAACTCAACATGAACGAATACACCGAAACTGGCGAACCTCTCCTCATATACCAACAATGGTCCTAG